A portion of the Nitrospira sp. genome contains these proteins:
- a CDS encoding MBL fold metallo-hydrolase — MRLTILGSGTNLHPARAAAGYLVRTDRTLLLDFGPRTLMNLLKTGVNRHRITHILFSHFHADHFSDFITFFFDAVIYAKYGGGSRSDLTVIGPWGLKRLLGTIMTTFPSFADPPFRVTFQEVSDRSFTIGETRIVPRIMTHVPDLHCVGYRIEYRGRAIAYSGDTQYCDNLVRLCRETDVAVLDCSFPANKPGPAHLHAGQCGLVAKEAGLGRLVLSHFYPIAERYDVREQAGEHFGGPITMAKDRLTIKI; from the coding sequence ATGCGACTGACGATTCTGGGATCCGGCACGAACCTGCATCCTGCACGCGCGGCCGCCGGCTACCTGGTCCGGACGGATCGGACGTTGCTCCTCGACTTCGGGCCGCGTACCTTGATGAATCTGCTGAAAACCGGCGTGAATCGCCACCGAATCACCCACATCCTCTTCTCTCATTTTCACGCCGACCATTTCTCGGATTTCATCACATTCTTCTTCGATGCGGTGATCTACGCGAAATACGGAGGAGGCTCCCGGTCGGACCTGACAGTGATCGGCCCGTGGGGATTGAAGCGGCTCCTTGGAACCATCATGACCACCTTCCCGAGCTTTGCGGACCCGCCCTTTCGCGTGACGTTCCAGGAAGTCAGCGACCGCAGCTTCACGATCGGAGAGACGCGTATCGTTCCCCGCATCATGACCCACGTGCCGGACCTGCATTGCGTCGGCTACCGTATCGAGTATCGCGGAAGGGCCATCGCCTACTCCGGTGATACACAGTACTGCGACAATTTGGTGCGTCTATGCCGCGAGACCGATGTGGCCGTGCTCGATTGTTCCTTCCCGGCGAATAAACCGGGGCCGGCGCATCTGCACGCTGGCCAATGCGGCCTGGTTGCGAAGGAGGCAGGGCTCGGCCGCCTCGTGCTGTCTCATTTCTATCCGATCGCCGAGCGGTACGACGTACGTGAGCAGGCGGGAGAACATTTCGGGGGACCAATCACAATGGCCAAGGATCGACTGACAATCAAGATTTGA
- a CDS encoding transglutaminase-like domain-containing protein has product MVVIPESQIRALIRLLADEDERIVQTISDKLIDIGPSAVPLLQEAEIEQPEMAERIASVLEEIRGGKLEDELLRLVTVRDDQVDLEQGGFLIARYVYPSLDVPVYTRLLDEMAQEVQDRIGPRASGEETVKTLNRYLFTEQGFKGNTKNYYEVENSYLNRVIDRRTGIPISLSVVYLLIGKRLRLPVHGIGMPGHFLVKYESDRYKIFVDCFNGGALLTEKNCQRFLTEAGYGFDEKYLQQSPVRAILSRMTKNLLAIYAKLDDPIRKSRLSRFIEILGCDNREGGL; this is encoded by the coding sequence ATGGTGGTCATTCCCGAAAGCCAGATCAGGGCCCTCATCCGATTGCTAGCCGATGAGGATGAAAGGATTGTCCAGACGATCAGCGACAAGTTGATCGACATCGGTCCTTCCGCGGTCCCCCTCCTCCAGGAAGCTGAAATCGAGCAGCCGGAAATGGCTGAACGGATTGCGTCCGTTTTGGAGGAGATTCGAGGCGGCAAGCTCGAAGACGAGCTCCTGCGGCTCGTTACGGTCCGCGATGATCAGGTGGATTTGGAGCAGGGCGGCTTCTTGATCGCGCGGTATGTGTATCCCTCGCTTGACGTACCGGTCTATACCCGGTTGCTCGACGAGATGGCCCAAGAGGTGCAAGATCGCATCGGTCCGCGGGCATCAGGGGAAGAAACCGTCAAGACCCTGAATCGGTATCTGTTCACGGAGCAGGGATTCAAGGGGAATACCAAGAACTATTACGAGGTCGAAAACAGCTATCTGAACCGCGTCATCGACCGGCGAACCGGTATTCCCATCAGTCTATCGGTCGTGTATCTGCTGATTGGGAAGCGACTGCGGCTTCCGGTACACGGCATCGGCATGCCCGGACATTTCCTCGTCAAGTATGAGTCGGATCGATATAAGATCTTCGTCGATTGCTTCAATGGCGGCGCGTTGCTCACCGAGAAGAACTGTCAGCGATTTCTCACGGAAGCCGGATACGGGTTCGACGAGAAATATCTGCAACAAAGCCCCGTCCGTGCGATCCTCTCGCGCATGACCAAGAATCTCTTGGCCATTTACGCCAAACTCGATGATCCGATCCGAAAGTCCCGCCTGAGCCGGTTTATCGAGATTCTGGGGTGTGACAACCGCGAAGGCGGCCTCTAA
- a CDS encoding ABC transporter permease has translation MSEYWQEIQALTMRWVRRLSREKFSMLFTLVQPMLFWLIFFGNLFQRAADSQVMQAPNYISFLAAGVVVMTVLNNGLAGGVDLLFDKENGFLERLMSTPIRRSSVILSRFLFVMTITSLQVLVILGVAFLFGVRPATGLLGIAVILLIGVLFGVGLTAISMAMAFSVKSHGDFFSVLGFLSLPMIFLSSALVPLAAMPGWMGFLARFNPMTWAIDAVRPLILSNWADALPHVGMVVLVMIVFDALCLYGGAKAFRRAMG, from the coding sequence ATGAGCGAGTATTGGCAGGAAATTCAGGCCTTGACTATGCGGTGGGTTCGCCGGCTGAGCCGTGAAAAATTCAGCATGCTGTTCACGCTGGTCCAGCCGATGCTGTTCTGGCTGATTTTTTTCGGCAATCTGTTCCAGCGCGCCGCAGATTCGCAGGTCATGCAGGCTCCGAACTATATCAGTTTCCTTGCGGCCGGCGTCGTCGTCATGACGGTGCTCAACAACGGCCTGGCCGGAGGGGTTGATCTCCTCTTCGACAAGGAAAACGGGTTCCTTGAGCGTCTGATGTCCACCCCGATCCGCCGAAGCTCCGTCATTCTCAGCCGATTTCTCTTCGTGATGACGATCACTTCGCTGCAAGTGCTGGTCATCTTGGGCGTAGCCTTCCTGTTCGGCGTCCGCCCGGCGACCGGTTTGCTCGGCATCGCGGTCATCTTGTTGATCGGCGTTTTGTTCGGCGTCGGATTGACGGCCATTTCCATGGCCATGGCCTTCTCCGTCAAGAGTCACGGCGATTTCTTCTCGGTGCTCGGCTTTCTGTCTCTGCCCATGATATTCTTGAGCTCGGCGTTGGTGCCGCTGGCGGCGATGCCGGGATGGATGGGGTTTCTTGCCCGGTTCAATCCCATGACCTGGGCCATCGATGCCGTGCGGCCGTTGATTCTCTCCAACTGGGCGGACGCGCTTCCGCACGTGGGGATGGTCGTATTGGTGATGATCGTTTTCGATGCGCTGTGTCTGTACGGCGGCGCCAAGGCGTTCCGCCGGGCGATGGGCTAG